The Pantoea vagans genome includes a window with the following:
- a CDS encoding Lrp/AsnC family transcriptional regulator, with protein MTQVDDYDLKILTLLQSNGRLTNQELSDLVGLSASQCSRRRINLEQANLILGYHARLSPDAVGLGMVGLIEVRLKNHTPDYEASFHRMVEEEAAIVDAFKTTGDADYLLKVAVADLASLSALISQLVAGHQSVAHVKTSVVLNRLKENGLMMIPEHKTRQKSA; from the coding sequence ATGACCCAGGTAGACGATTACGACCTTAAGATATTGACACTATTACAATCTAACGGCCGCCTCACCAATCAGGAACTCAGTGATTTAGTCGGTCTTTCGGCGTCCCAATGTTCACGCCGCCGCATCAACCTTGAACAGGCAAACCTCATTTTGGGTTATCACGCACGGCTCTCGCCGGACGCCGTGGGTCTCGGAATGGTGGGCTTGATTGAAGTGCGTTTGAAAAATCACACACCTGATTATGAAGCGAGTTTCCATCGCATGGTGGAGGAGGAAGCCGCCATTGTTGATGCTTTCAAAACCACCGGAGATGCCGATTATCTGCTGAAAGTTGCCGTCGCCGATCTGGCGTCACTCAGCGCGTTGATCAGCCAATTAGTGGCGGGGCATCAGAGCGTGGCGCATGTGAAGACTTCCGTAGTTTTAAACCGATTAAAAGAGAACGGTTTGATGATGATCCCTGAGCACAAAACGCGCCAAAAAAGTGCATGA
- the dnaB gene encoding replicative DNA helicase: MAGNKPTNKSNETRDRQLEGVKMPPHSIEAEQSVLGGLMLDNERWDNVSERVVAEDFFNRSHRMIFSEMQRLLEMGQPIDLITLSESLETLGELEMAGGFAYLAELAKNTPSAANIGAYADIVRERAVVREMISVANQIADAGYDPQGRSSEDLLDFAESNVFKIAEQRANKDEGPQNIEQILEATVSRIEALVSTPHDGVTGVDTGYQDLNKKTAGLQGSDLIIVAARPSMGKTTFAMNLCENAAMLQDKPVLIFSLEMPSEQLMMRMLASLSRVDQTRIRTGQLEDEDWARISATMGILLEKKNMYIDDSSGLTPTEVRSRARRVFRENGGLSLIMIDYLQLMRVPSLSDNRTLEIAEISRSLKALAKELNVPVVALSQLNRSLEQRADKRPVNSDLRESGSIEQDADLIMFIYRDEVYHENSDLKGIAEIILGKQRNGPIGTVRLTFNGQWSRFDNYAGPSYDDE, translated from the coding sequence ATGGCAGGAAATAAACCCACCAACAAATCCAACGAAACCCGCGATCGGCAGCTGGAAGGCGTGAAAATGCCGCCGCATTCCATTGAAGCGGAGCAGTCGGTGCTCGGTGGGTTGATGCTGGATAACGAGCGCTGGGATAACGTCTCTGAGCGCGTCGTCGCGGAAGATTTCTTCAACCGCTCGCACCGCATGATCTTCTCTGAAATGCAGCGCCTGCTGGAAATGGGCCAGCCGATTGACCTGATCACCTTATCCGAATCGCTGGAAACATTGGGTGAGCTGGAGATGGCGGGCGGCTTTGCCTATCTGGCAGAGTTAGCGAAAAACACCCCAAGTGCCGCGAACATCGGTGCTTATGCGGATATCGTACGTGAACGTGCGGTGGTGCGCGAAATGATCTCGGTAGCGAATCAAATTGCCGATGCGGGTTATGATCCTCAAGGCCGCAGCAGCGAAGATCTACTCGATTTCGCCGAATCCAATGTCTTCAAAATCGCCGAGCAGCGCGCGAATAAAGATGAAGGCCCGCAGAACATTGAGCAGATTCTGGAAGCCACGGTATCGCGTATTGAGGCGCTGGTGTCGACGCCGCACGATGGCGTCACTGGGGTCGATACCGGCTATCAGGACCTGAATAAAAAAACCGCCGGTCTGCAGGGCTCGGATCTGATTATCGTTGCCGCGCGTCCATCGATGGGTAAAACCACCTTCGCCATGAACCTGTGTGAAAACGCGGCAATGCTGCAAGATAAGCCGGTATTAATCTTCAGCCTTGAGATGCCCAGCGAACAATTGATGATGCGTATGCTGGCTTCACTATCACGTGTGGATCAGACCCGTATTCGAACCGGTCAGTTGGAAGATGAAGACTGGGCGCGTATCTCCGCAACCATGGGGATCCTGCTGGAGAAGAAGAACATGTATATCGATGATTCTTCTGGTCTGACGCCAACGGAGGTCCGCTCACGCGCACGCCGTGTGTTCCGTGAAAATGGCGGTCTGAGCTTGATCATGATCGACTACCTGCAATTGATGCGCGTGCCGTCGCTGTCGGATAACCGTACGCTGGAGATTGCCGAGATATCGCGTTCGTTGAAAGCCCTGGCGAAAGAGCTCAATGTGCCGGTGGTGGCACTGTCGCAGCTCAACCGCTCTCTGGAGCAGCGAGCGGACAAACGTCCAGTGAACTCAGATCTGCGTGAATCCGGATCGATCGAACAGGATGCCGACTTGATCATGTTCATCTATCGCGACGAGGTTTATCACGAAAACAGCGATCTGAAAGGCATCGCGGAGATCATTCTCGGTAAACAGCGAAACGGGCCGATCGGCACCGTACGATTGACCTTTAACGGTCAGTGGTCACGATTTGATAACTACGCTGGACCCTCTTACGACGACGAATAA
- a CDS encoding quinone oxidoreductase — protein sequence MAKRIQFNQHGGPEVLQWVDFELADPSEHEVQVENKAIGINYIDTYVRSGLYPVGAFPSGLGTEAAGVVKRVGSAVTRFKPGDRVVYCQATLGAYSELHNVAEDRLVILPDSISFEQGAASFLKGLTVQYLLRQTYKVKADEIFLFHAAAGGVGLIACQWAKALGAHLIGTVGSAEKAKIAKDAGAWATINYREENIAQRVSELTNGEKVGVVYDSVGKDTWEPSLDSLRRHGLMVSFGNASGPVTGVDLGILNKKGSLFVTRPSLFGYITNRQELDSASNELFSLIASRAIQLKVPEEQKFALSDAVRAHQVLESRATQGSSLLIP from the coding sequence ATGGCAAAGCGTATTCAGTTCAACCAACACGGTGGCCCGGAGGTGTTGCAATGGGTCGATTTTGAGCTGGCCGATCCCAGCGAGCATGAAGTTCAGGTCGAGAATAAGGCGATTGGCATCAACTACATAGACACCTATGTACGCAGCGGACTCTATCCGGTGGGCGCGTTTCCCTCTGGCCTTGGCACCGAAGCGGCGGGCGTGGTCAAACGCGTGGGCTCTGCCGTGACACGTTTTAAGCCCGGCGACCGGGTGGTGTATTGCCAGGCCACGCTGGGGGCCTATAGCGAGCTGCATAATGTGGCGGAAGATCGCCTGGTGATCTTGCCAGACAGCATCAGCTTCGAGCAGGGCGCCGCCTCATTTCTCAAGGGGCTAACCGTGCAGTATCTGCTGCGCCAGACCTATAAAGTGAAAGCGGACGAGATCTTTCTGTTCCACGCGGCGGCCGGTGGGGTGGGTTTGATTGCCTGCCAGTGGGCGAAAGCGCTGGGTGCGCATTTGATTGGCACCGTCGGGTCGGCTGAAAAAGCGAAAATTGCCAAAGATGCCGGCGCATGGGCCACGATTAACTACCGTGAGGAGAATATTGCCCAACGCGTCAGCGAATTGACCAACGGCGAGAAAGTGGGCGTGGTGTATGACTCCGTCGGGAAAGATACCTGGGAACCGTCGCTCGATAGCCTGCGCCGTCATGGCTTGATGGTGAGTTTTGGTAATGCGTCAGGGCCGGTAACCGGTGTCGATCTCGGCATTCTGAACAAGAAGGGATCGCTGTTTGTCACGCGCCCTTCGCTGTTTGGATACATCACTAACCGTCAGGAGCTCGACAGCGCCAGCAATGAACTCTTCTCACTGATTGCCAGCCGCGCCATTCAGTTGAAAGTGCCAGAAGAGCAGAAGTTTGCCTTGAGCGATGCGGTACGTGCGCATCAGGTGCTGGAAAGCCGCGCCACACAGGGCTCAAGTTTACTGATCCCCTAA
- the pspG gene encoding envelope stress response protein PspG: MLLLTGVSLLGVIAALIVATVVMFLGGLFALVIKLLPWLVLAVVTVWLYRAFTTPSGEAKLNRLKRKISHLDRNGWR; this comes from the coding sequence ATGCTGCTGTTGACCGGCGTCTCATTGCTGGGTGTCATTGCGGCATTGATCGTCGCCACCGTCGTTATGTTCCTGGGCGGATTGTTTGCACTTGTTATCAAGTTGTTGCCATGGTTGGTGCTGGCAGTGGTCACCGTCTGGCTTTACCGCGCATTTACCACACCAAGTGGTGAAGCTAAATTGAACAGACTGAAAAGAAAAATCAGTCACTTAGACAGGAATGGCTGGCGCTAA
- the dusA gene encoding tRNA dihydrouridine(20/20a) synthase DusA, whose product MTDTFSSQRFSIAPMLDWTDRHCRYFHRKLSGDTLLYTEMVTTGAIIHGKGDYLAYSEEEHPLALQLGGSDPAALAQCAKLAEERGYDEINLNVGCPSDRVQNGRFGACLMADAALVADCIKAMRDVVSIPVTVKTRIGIDEQDSYEFLCDFVGTVADKGNCDTFIIHARKAWLSGLSPKENREIPPLDYPRVYQLKRDFPGLTMAINGGIKTLEEAKAHLQHMDGVMMGREAYQNPGILAQVDRELFGRDSALVDPVAVVRSMYPYIEAELSKGTYLGHVTRHMLGLFQGIPGARQWRRHLSENAHKPGADVRVLEAALALVADRIPQEA is encoded by the coding sequence ATGACCGATACTTTCTCTTCGCAACGTTTTTCCATCGCCCCGATGCTGGACTGGACCGACCGCCACTGTCGTTATTTTCACCGCAAGTTAAGCGGCGATACACTGCTGTACACCGAAATGGTGACCACGGGCGCTATCATTCACGGCAAAGGTGATTATCTCGCTTACAGTGAAGAGGAACATCCGCTCGCGTTGCAGTTAGGTGGCAGCGATCCTGCAGCATTGGCGCAGTGCGCAAAACTCGCGGAGGAACGGGGTTACGATGAGATCAATCTCAACGTCGGTTGCCCTTCCGATCGCGTCCAGAACGGCCGTTTTGGTGCTTGCCTGATGGCTGATGCGGCATTGGTCGCTGATTGCATTAAGGCCATGCGTGATGTGGTGAGCATTCCGGTGACGGTCAAAACGCGCATCGGTATTGATGAGCAAGACAGTTATGAATTCCTGTGTGATTTCGTTGGCACCGTGGCGGATAAGGGAAATTGTGACACCTTTATTATTCATGCCCGCAAAGCCTGGCTTTCGGGTTTGAGCCCGAAAGAGAACCGTGAAATCCCACCGCTCGACTATCCACGCGTTTACCAACTGAAGCGTGATTTCCCCGGGCTGACCATGGCCATCAATGGCGGCATTAAAACCCTGGAAGAAGCAAAAGCGCATTTGCAGCATATGGATGGCGTGATGATGGGCCGCGAAGCCTATCAAAACCCCGGCATTCTGGCGCAGGTGGATCGTGAGCTGTTTGGTCGCGACAGTGCGCTGGTGGATCCGGTTGCCGTGGTGCGTTCGATGTATCCTTATATCGAAGCAGAACTCAGCAAGGGAACCTATCTTGGTCACGTCACTCGTCATATGCTGGGTCTGTTCCAGGGCATTCCGGGTGCACGTCAGTGGCGTCGTCATTTAAGTGAAAATGCGCATAAACCGGGTGCGGATGTTCGTGTGCTGGAAGCGGCACTAGCCTTAGTGGCAGATAGAATTCCACAAGAAGCGTGA
- the traF gene encoding conjugal transfer protein TraF — protein MVKTIFRHKKVAYLIGLNAVFLSSSALAAGTWYDARNDAMGGTGVASSTWSSAVLANPALMTKAKPEDNVSIIFPSAGVQVTDADKLINKVDDISDSVDRYKDVIDNLTFADYLRGYPELKAAAGDMANQLEGLKGDKAHGTAGVAFAVTVPNETLPFAFITKAYGTAHVQANVSQSDITYLRGVADGTVIPLPGDQDKLTSSGNGLAALVTDYGVALAHEFNVAGHPVSVGVTPKLQKTWLYNYTASIYNFDKSNINNSQYRSSDTGFNIDAGVATDFGDHWTVGVTGQNLISRDIDTKTVEGYRDTYQIRPLVTSGVAWNYGAFTLAGDVDLTETKRFKSEESSQYAGVGAEYRVLEWLALRAGYRADMKSNDTNVFTAGLGVSPFNNTVHLDLAGSVGDDNTWGGMLQLGFNF, from the coding sequence ATGGTGAAGACAATATTCAGGCACAAAAAAGTTGCTTATCTTATTGGTTTGAATGCGGTATTTCTTTCTTCTTCAGCTCTGGCAGCGGGTACATGGTATGACGCACGCAACGATGCGATGGGGGGGACGGGCGTCGCCTCATCCACCTGGAGTTCGGCGGTGCTGGCCAACCCGGCATTGATGACCAAAGCCAAACCTGAAGATAACGTCAGCATTATTTTCCCTTCGGCGGGTGTTCAGGTTACGGACGCCGATAAATTAATTAACAAAGTCGATGACATCAGCGACAGCGTCGATCGCTACAAAGACGTGATTGATAATCTGACGTTTGCCGATTATCTGCGAGGCTATCCAGAACTCAAGGCTGCCGCCGGGGATATGGCTAATCAGCTGGAAGGTTTAAAGGGTGATAAAGCCCATGGCACTGCGGGTGTAGCCTTTGCGGTTACCGTGCCAAATGAAACGCTGCCCTTTGCATTTATCACCAAAGCCTACGGTACAGCACATGTGCAGGCCAATGTTTCCCAGAGTGATATCACTTATCTGCGCGGTGTCGCAGACGGCACGGTGATTCCTTTGCCAGGCGACCAGGATAAATTAACGTCCAGCGGTAACGGTTTGGCAGCATTAGTCACCGACTACGGCGTTGCGCTGGCCCATGAGTTCAACGTTGCCGGTCATCCGGTTTCAGTAGGCGTTACCCCGAAATTGCAGAAAACCTGGTTGTACAACTACACCGCCAGTATTTATAACTTCGATAAAAGTAACATCAACAACAGTCAGTACCGCAGCTCTGACACTGGCTTCAACATTGATGCCGGTGTCGCAACCGATTTTGGCGACCACTGGACAGTGGGTGTCACCGGTCAGAACCTGATTTCACGTGATATTGATACGAAAACGGTGGAAGGCTATCGCGATACCTACCAAATCCGTCCGTTGGTCACGTCGGGCGTGGCATGGAATTACGGTGCGTTCACGCTGGCTGGTGATGTTGATCTGACTGAAACCAAACGCTTTAAGTCTGAAGAGAGCAGCCAGTATGCGGGCGTGGGTGCTGAATATCGCGTGCTGGAGTGGTTGGCCTTACGTGCGGGTTATCGTGCGGATATGAAATCCAACGACACTAACGTCTTTACTGCCGGTCTGGGTGTGTCACCGTTTAACAACACGGTTCATCTGGATCTCGCCGGTTCGGTGGGTGATGACAATACCTGGGGCGGCATGTTGCAGCTCGGATTTAACTTCTAA
- the zur gene encoding zinc uptake transcriptional repressor Zur yields the protein MSNLTPAQLLTQAESLCLDRGVRLTTQRAEVLRLMAEQNGSISAYDLLDQLRISEPQAKPPTIYRALDFLLEQGFIHRVESNNSYVVCHHFDEPAHTSVMLVCDGCAAVSEKHAHGVEKIIAGLADQAGFSLRHTVIEAHGLCENCAEVAACKHHDSCDHDHEIESKKKVRKG from the coding sequence ATGTCAAACCTCACGCCCGCACAACTGCTGACTCAAGCAGAATCACTTTGCCTTGATCGCGGCGTGCGCCTGACCACTCAACGCGCTGAAGTGCTGCGTCTGATGGCCGAGCAAAATGGTTCGATCAGTGCCTATGACCTGTTGGATCAACTGCGCATCAGTGAACCGCAGGCTAAACCGCCAACGATTTACCGTGCACTGGATTTCCTGTTAGAACAAGGGTTTATTCACCGCGTTGAATCTAACAACAGCTACGTGGTGTGCCATCATTTTGATGAACCAGCCCATACCTCAGTCATGCTGGTGTGTGACGGCTGTGCGGCTGTCAGTGAGAAACATGCTCATGGGGTGGAAAAAATTATCGCAGGCTTGGCCGATCAGGCAGGTTTTTCACTGCGTCATACCGTCATTGAAGCGCATGGGTTGTGTGAAAATTGTGCAGAAGTCGCCGCGTGTAAGCACCATGACAGCTGCGATCATGACCATGAAATTGAGAGTAAAAAGAAGGTAAGAAAAGGGTAG
- a CDS encoding CsbD family protein, producing the protein MNKDEASGNWKQFKGKMKEKWGKLTDDDMTVIEGKRDQLVGKIQERYGYAKEQAETEVKDWESHNKDYRW; encoded by the coding sequence ATGAACAAAGACGAAGCGAGCGGTAACTGGAAGCAGTTCAAAGGGAAGATGAAAGAGAAATGGGGCAAGCTGACGGATGACGATATGACTGTCATTGAAGGTAAACGCGATCAGCTTGTCGGCAAAATTCAGGAACGTTATGGCTATGCGAAAGAGCAAGCCGAAACGGAAGTCAAAGACTGGGAAAGTCATAATAAAGACTACCGTTGGTAA
- the dinF gene encoding MATE family efflux transporter DinF, which yields MRLFSSSDKALWRLALPMILSNITVPLLGVVDTAVIGHLDSPIYLGGVAVGTTATSFIFMLLLFLRMSTTGLTAQAFGANDKTALARALIQPLLIALVAGLSFALLRTPASTLAATLMGGSPEVQQQAQIFIEIRWLSAPATLANLVILGWLLGVQYARAPMVLLIVGNLVNILLDLLFVLKLHWGVAGAAAATALAEYVTLGVGLWMVARVLRLRGIHFTLLKQSWRGDAARLFRLNRDIMLRSLMVQICFASLTLLGARIGPDVVAVNAVLLMFLTFTAYALDGFAYAVEACSGEAVGAKDRSRLLLIWHAACRQAGIVALMFALIYAFTGPYIVALLTSLETLREMADRYLVWQVILPLVGVWCYLLDGMFIGATRGREMRNSMVMAAVGYGVALLSLPWLGNHGLWLAVTVFLTLRGVTLWWVWRRHWQRDTWFNAG from the coding sequence ATGCGGCTGTTTTCCTCTTCAGATAAAGCACTCTGGCGGCTGGCGCTGCCGATGATCCTCTCCAATATTACTGTCCCGCTGCTCGGCGTGGTTGATACGGCGGTGATTGGTCATCTCGATAGTCCTATTTATCTGGGCGGCGTGGCTGTCGGTACTACAGCGACCAGCTTCATCTTTATGCTGCTGCTATTCCTGCGCATGAGCACCACCGGGCTGACGGCCCAGGCCTTTGGTGCCAATGATAAAACCGCACTGGCGCGCGCGTTGATACAACCCTTATTGATTGCTTTGGTTGCAGGCTTGTCGTTTGCGCTGCTGCGAACGCCTGCGAGCACTCTCGCGGCAACGTTGATGGGCGGTAGCCCAGAAGTGCAGCAGCAGGCGCAAATATTTATCGAAATTCGCTGGCTGAGCGCGCCGGCCACACTGGCCAATCTGGTGATTCTTGGCTGGCTGCTAGGCGTGCAGTATGCCAGGGCGCCCATGGTGCTGCTGATCGTTGGGAACCTGGTCAATATTCTGCTCGATTTACTCTTCGTACTGAAACTGCACTGGGGCGTGGCGGGGGCTGCGGCGGCAACCGCATTGGCAGAATATGTGACGCTGGGAGTCGGTTTATGGATGGTAGCGCGCGTGCTCAGGCTGCGCGGTATCCATTTTACGCTGCTCAAGCAAAGCTGGCGCGGTGATGCTGCGCGCCTGTTCCGGCTCAATCGCGACATTATGCTGCGTTCGCTGATGGTGCAGATTTGCTTTGCCTCTCTCACTCTGTTGGGCGCGCGCATCGGGCCAGACGTGGTGGCAGTCAACGCGGTATTGCTGATGTTCCTCACCTTTACCGCCTACGCGCTGGATGGCTTTGCCTATGCGGTCGAAGCATGCTCAGGGGAGGCTGTCGGGGCAAAAGATCGCAGCCGATTATTACTTATCTGGCATGCAGCCTGCCGTCAGGCGGGGATTGTCGCGTTAATGTTTGCCCTGATATACGCCTTTACCGGTCCATATATCGTGGCGCTGCTCACTTCGCTGGAGACACTGCGTGAAATGGCCGATCGCTATTTAGTCTGGCAGGTGATTCTGCCATTGGTCGGCGTATGGTGCTATCTGCTGGATGGCATGTTTATTGGTGCCACGCGCGGACGCGAAATGCGCAACAGCATGGTGATGGCAGCGGTGGGTTATGGCGTTGCTCTGCTATCACTCCCCTGGTTGGGAAACCATGGCTTATGGCTGGCGGTAACGGTGTTTCTTACGTTGCGAGGCGTAACGCTGTGGTGGGTGTGGCGTCGTCACTGGCAGCGTGACACCTGGTTCAATGCCGGATAA
- the lexA gene encoding transcriptional repressor LexA, translating to MKALTARQQQVYDLIRDHINQTGMPPTRAEIASQLGFRSPNAAEEHLKALARKGVIEIVSGASRGIRLLMEEEVSEGLPLIGRVAAGEPLLAQEHIEAHYQVDANLFKPNADFLLRVSGMSMKDIGIMDGDLLAVHKTQEVRNGQVVVARIDDEVTVKRWKKQGAIVHLLPENTDFQPIVVDTREQSLTVEGLAVGIVRNGEWL from the coding sequence ATGAAAGCGTTAACAGCAAGGCAGCAACAGGTCTATGATCTGATTCGCGACCATATTAACCAGACGGGCATGCCGCCAACGCGTGCGGAAATTGCTTCGCAACTGGGATTTCGCTCGCCCAATGCTGCTGAAGAGCATCTGAAAGCGCTGGCGCGTAAAGGTGTTATCGAAATTGTTTCGGGTGCTTCACGCGGTATTCGTCTGCTGATGGAAGAAGAAGTCAGCGAAGGTTTACCGCTGATTGGCCGCGTAGCCGCCGGTGAGCCGCTGCTCGCGCAGGAACACATCGAAGCTCACTACCAGGTTGATGCTAATCTGTTCAAACCTAACGCTGATTTCCTGTTACGCGTAAGTGGAATGTCGATGAAAGATATCGGGATTATGGATGGCGACCTGCTCGCGGTGCATAAGACTCAGGAAGTGCGTAATGGCCAGGTCGTGGTGGCGCGTATTGATGATGAAGTCACCGTAAAACGCTGGAAAAAGCAGGGCGCTATTGTACATCTGCTGCCCGAAAATACCGATTTCCAGCCGATCGTGGTCGATACGCGTGAACAGTCTCTGACCGTTGAAGGTCTGGCTGTGGGCATCGTGCGTAACGGTGAATGGCTCTAA
- a CDS encoding diacylglycerol kinase yields MANNVTGFQRIVNAAGYSWQGLRAAWQNEAAFRQEAIAAVIAVIVACWLDIDVISRVLMIGSVVLVIIIEIINSAIEAVVDRIGEERHPLAGRAKDMGSAAVLLAILLALFVWITLLWSHLR; encoded by the coding sequence ATGGCAAATAATGTCACCGGTTTTCAAAGAATAGTGAATGCAGCCGGTTATTCCTGGCAGGGGTTACGCGCTGCCTGGCAGAATGAAGCGGCATTTCGTCAGGAAGCGATCGCCGCAGTGATCGCCGTTATCGTGGCCTGCTGGCTGGATATCGATGTCATTTCTCGTGTGCTGATGATTGGCTCAGTGGTGCTGGTGATCATTATTGAAATAATTAACAGCGCCATCGAAGCGGTGGTGGATCGCATCGGCGAAGAGCGGCATCCGCTGGCAGGACGCGCAAAAGATATGGGTTCAGCGGCGGTATTACTGGCTATCTTGCTGGCCCTGTTTGTCTGGATCACACTGCTCTGGTCCCATTTGCGATAG